CCAAAAAGAAATATCCCCAATATGGTAGCTTGGATTTGAGGAGAGAGTGCAGAAAGGGTAATGGCCGATGTAGAGTTGAGTGCCATGAAAGTGAAATTAGGATTGCTTTCTGCATACGACCTGGATCCCATTGCTGCTTACAGAAGTAAAGCTTACAGAAGACAAGAAAGAGATACATGCTCCAAGAAGAGAGGACCAGTGTTATTAAGTCTTCCCAGGATATCCCTCAAAGCCTGTGTAtctcaaagaattaaataaaatttaatattgagCCATTGAGAGTTGGTTCTATGTCACCTAAGTATCTGGTGCCTTTACATTGCATTTTCTCTTGATCTCTCGGTGCCAGAAATaagcagaatttattttattcaagttcCCCAAGAACTCTTCAAAGTTCTATCTGCTTTGTGTTGGTTGACATAAATAACGTTGTAAGAATCCCTAAGtcaaagaaatgggagaaacATCTTTCTGAGATGCAAGCCTGCAGTGGAAAGGTGCTGCCATTTTATCATTAAACATTGCTCTATAGACTATGCtgtgaaatatataataaacgCAGGGCTTGTGACAGAAAGAGCTGAAGTAAGAGAAGGATTAGTGtaagaacagaagaacaaaggTAATCACAATAAGCTCAAATTTCTGTCCTtatatatcatttaatttaattttgttttttaagatttttttaatttatttgacagagagagaggtcacaagtagacagaggcaggcagagaggtggggtgggaaactggctccctgctgagcagagagcccgatgtggggctcaatcccaggaccctgagatcatgacctgagccaaaggcagagatttaataaattgagccacccaggtgccccttatttatcatttttaaaagatatatttatttatttgaaagagagagagccccagggggaggggcagagggaaggggagagagaatctcaaacagactttcTCAGACTGTGGAGctggatgaggggcttgatctcaagaacctgagatcatgacctgatctgtccaagagttggatacttaaccaactgtgccacccagacaccctggtcCTTATTTATTGTTTAGTGGAGCAAAAGTGTGTATTTACAAGAGAGAGTAAAAATGGAAGGGTCTGAATTTCATGAAGGAGATGAGACTCtatgtgattaatttttttgACGAAGACAGAAACTATGGCTAACAACTGAGTTCGGCTCCCCAGTCCTGGGGTGACTCTGTCTGAGGATACACACAACAGAAAGGAGGAGTAGCCTGCACTCTTCTGCTCTACTCTGCCTGAGTTGCTCTTGCCACTTCCTCTGAGGGACCACAGGATTTTCCCCTAGAACACTCTCCACAATACAGCTGTATCATAGAGTTGCTATtcaaaaatacacattcttcttcttttatgaaCTTAGGAATGCAGCTTAATTATTGATATTAATTTGGGattctttttggggaaaaaaatatcatcAATAACACAGCATAGCAGTAAAACAGAAACTTGcctttctcccaaataaaattaaaatatttttgataacttaacaaataaaatgaaatttattaagtGGATATATGTGAGCCAGACTTGGACTCAGAAGAGATGAGAAGTCAAAGAATTTCCAGGCCCCAGTTACCctctggatatattttttttctttctttcttccgttcctttccattcccttccgttcccttcccttcttttttttttcccccttccttccttctttccttccttctatttttaagtatagttgatatagagtattataatagtttcaggtgtacaatatagtgattcgac
The sequence above is drawn from the Mustela nigripes isolate SB6536 chromosome 5, MUSNIG.SB6536, whole genome shotgun sequence genome and encodes:
- the LOC132017256 gene encoding beta-defensin 110-like, yielding MKFHLFFFILLFWATILPAKKKYPQYGSLDLRRECRKGNGRCRVECHESEIRIAFCIRPGSHCCLQK